The sequence ACCCACCGCACTTCGACGCGCCCAACGACGCCCAGTTGCATGAGCAGCGCCTGCACGCTCTCCCACTCCCCTTCATCCGCCTGCGTGATCACGCCGCCTGCAATGACTAGTCGGGACGTTTGCGGAAGCAGAGCGAACGCACGAAGGATCACATCGTACCGCTTGGACTGTGTGATGCGTCCCACCGCAACAATCAAACCGATCTCCTGTTCCTCCCCTCTCCCACTGGGAGAGGGGCCGGGGGAGAGGGGTTGAAAAACCTCCATATCAATACCATGCCCCGTCACCACCTGCTTGCGATGCGGCTCAGGCAAACCCTGTACTGTGGCGGAAAAAACTTTCCGGACCAAAAAGAGCGCAAGCGTGAGCCGCCAGCTCCCACGGCGAATCTCATACCAGAGATAGACACGCTTACGTAGGAGGAACCAGACCGGCCAGCCGAGGATCACCCACACGGGCGTCATGTGCACGAGCACGCAGTCGTAGTGGCTCCGTTCACGCCAGATGAGCCGCCAGAAGGTGTACATCTGCGCCGCCTTCGACCGATGGAGTTCCTTGCCGAGCGAGCGGACCTGTACGTTGGCAGAAAAGGGATCATTCGCGGGACTCTGCGCGATCACCGTAAGAGCTTCAACCTGGGCAGAGAAGAGTTCCAGCCAACGATGGAAAAATCCGAGGATAGGATCAGATCGGTCGGCCTTCTGAGTGACGATGAGCAGCTTCATGGCCGTGGTGCCGCGACAGACTTGAGGAATTCCGCGTACTGCCGGATGAGGAACACGCGATCGAAGCGATCAAGAATCTTGCGCGCCTCGGCCCCCAGCCTCTCGCGCGCTGCATCGTCTGCGATGAGCCGCATGATCTTGCGCCGCAGGTCTCCTTTGCTGCCGTCAGTGAAGATACCGTTCACGCCGTCTTCAATGACCTCGGGCATTACCCCCACGGGAGTGGCAATGACCGGCATGCCCATTCCCATCGCCTCCAGAGCGCTTCTCGGGCCGCCCTCACTCAGGGAATTCATAACGAAGATGCGGGCCGTGAGCACAGCTCCGACGACATCTTCTGCTGTGGGGAGCCACCCCAAGAATGTGACGCGTTCACCCATGCCGAGTGTCTTTGCCAGCTGCTCACATCGCTTGCGCTCCGGGCCGTCGCCGATGACGAGCAGGCGCACCTCCGGAATATCCGAGACCGCGGTGATGAGTGCGGCAAGTTGTTTATTGCGCACCAATCTCCCGCAGAAAGAAATGTCGTACGAAATGGGAGGGCGCACGTTCTTTGTGAGGAGAGCACGATCGAGGTAGAACGAGGGGACAACGCGTACCTTCTCCGGCCGTGCACCCCACGAGAGCAAGATCTCTCTTACGGCCTCGTTCACGACGCGCACACCGGGGGCCAACCGGGCATGCAGGGGCAACAGGAGCCGCGAGAGCAGACATCCGATCCATTCGCCCACGGAAGAAGCATGCGGATAGCCCACGATATGGTGAACCTCGAGCACGTACGGGAGCCCCGTTACACGCGAAAGCCATCGGGCACCCACCCCATTGTAGAACGGCGGATACTCATGCACGGTCATCACGTCGTGGTGCTGCTCCTTCCAGAGCTTCTTGCCCTCGCGCACGATCCACAAGGGCTGATACCAGAGCCCGTGCGGGGAAGGATGAAAATGCACCTCGCCGCCACCATCCCTGACCGGCACGAAATTCCTTTCTTCCACACCCGTTTCGACGCGCCGGACATGCGGGCAGATGATGTCGATCCGGTCCCAGTGCTGCCGCAGTTCCTGCAGCGTGTACCAAAATGCACACCGCTTGCCGCGGAGAATGGAACGGTCCCCGGAAATCATGAGAAGTTTCATAAACAGAAGGAGGTAAGCCAGCTTGTCCGCCGTAGCTCTGAGCAGCGCGAAGAGCGAAGGTGGAAAATCATGAGAAGTTTCATAGGCTTTGGAAGAGTTGAAGATGTTCACGGGCGACAGTATCCCATCCGCGCATCGGAGGGGGCAGGGCCGCGGTCTCTGCAATCTCCGTGTAGCGGGAACGCACGTCGGCAATCGCCTGTGCCAGCTGTTCCGGAGTCTTTACATCACGCAGAACCATGCCGCGCGTGAGCATTTCGCCGAACCCGGTTCCGCGCGTGAGCAGTACCGGCAATCCCTGAGCCCGGGCCTCGAGGGCGACATTGGGGCTCAGCTCCGTAATCGATGGCAGCACGAGAAGATCGGCATCAGCCATCGTACGTGCCTTGGCCGCTCCACTCTGTGGAGGGAGGAATGACACGCGACCGGCCAGGGACAGCTCCTGCACGAGTAGGTGCAGGGCAGCTGCCACGGGACCATCACCCACGAACGTGAGGGAACACTGCGGCAGAAATGTGAGCGCGCGCAGGAGGATAGGAAGATTCTTAAATGCCACGAAACGCCCCATGAAGAGCAGACGGAAAGGAGCGTGTGCCGCATGCAGGACCGGCGTGCCGGCGGGCAGCGCGTTCTGGATCACCGAGTGCCCCGGCAGTCGATACTGCGCACGGTAGAGCGTCTTCTGGAAGTCAGTGGAGAAGACGACATGATCGAATGAAGCAAGAATCTTCTGCGTGATGAACTTGGATCGCGGCACAGATGCATACCACTCCTTCAAGTTCTTCCCGCCGCCGCGATCCGTGTACCGCTCCCAGAAGAAATCCCCTCCGAGCCGCAGCACTTTCTTCGGCTTCTTGAGCCGCGCAAACATCAGTGGAACCCCCACACTCACCGACGAAAATGCCTCGATGATATCGGCATCAGCCGCGACCTTCCGGAGCGTTTGCGCGTACCTCCACCACCGGAGCAGCGGACCTCCGCTCTTGGACACAACCAAAACACCCCAACCATTTCCTAAGTCCTTAGTCCTAAGCCCTAAGTCCTGCGTTCCATACGTCACCACCGTCACCACATGCCCGGCGCTCTTGAGCTGCTCCGCCAGTGCGTGGACATACGTGGCGGGGCCGCCGATGTCAGGGGGATAAATGCCCGTAGCGAGAACGATCTCCATTGGGAGCTATCGTAGCGGAAAAAAGAGGCTCAGATGGTTCCTTAAGTGATTTTTTCGTGTCAGGTATCCATTTTTGTTTTTATTGAGGATCCTGAAATGCCCTCCTTAATACCGCAATAACGGCATCCGTCGAGACATACGGTCTGCTCGTGCCGGTGGGCACCTTGGGCATTTCAGCGACTGCCAATGAAAATACTTTCCGAATTGCCCTATCTTCAATCACCCTCCCTAAGTCAGCCAAAACCTCCTGAGAAAGAACTGAGACAGCAGCATCCGTATTCAAAGGAATCATGCTCATCGACTGTCTCCTAGCCAAGTCCTCAATCTGTGACGCATTCATGCGATTCGATTGCAGAGCACGGATTAATGTTCGCTTGATACTCCTCGCTCCTCCTGTCCCGCTGCTCCCTTCACTGTCCGTTTTAGAAGGGATGCACTCGCGAATGCCTGGGCCTCTTTGGCGAACTGCGCCTTGCTGAAATCCGCAAGCAGCCAGTCTGGGTGCTCGACGTACCACTGCACAGTCTTCTCTAAGCTCTGCTCAAACGTCTTGGGGTACTGGAATCCCATCTCTCTCAATTTTGTTCCGTCGAGTGCATACCGCAGATCGTGCCCGGGACGGCTCGAGTGGAAATCAACCAATTCATACTTGAGCTCTTTGCCGACCGTCTTCGCGATGAACTGCGCGAGCGTGAGGTTATCCACTTCTTTCTCGCCCACGATGTTGAATTTGTCTCCGAGCACCGGGAACCCCTTTTCGTGCTGCTCGATGAGGAAGAGCATGGCCGCCGCAACGTTGCGCGCATGCACGTAGAAGCGTGTTCCCGCTTTGGTGCGGCTGGGATCGGAGTGCACGAACAGCCGCTCGCCATGCAGGGCGGCATTGATGACTTTGGGAATAAACTTTTCGGGATGCTGCCGCTCGCCGAACACATTCATGGTGTGCGTGATGACGACGGGGAGCCCAAAAGTGTTGAAGTAACTGTAGGCCAGCTCCTCACCGCCGGCTTTGGTGGCGGCGTACGGGTTCGAGGCCTTGTAGCGATCCCACTCCTTGTAGGCGACCCCTTCCGGTGCCGGGCCGAAGACCTCGTCGGTCGAGAAGTAGCTGAAAAGCTCGAGACCATCCAACGTGCGCGCGTAGTCGAGCAGGTTTCCCGTCCCGACGACGTTATCCATCACGAATTCCATCGGGTATTCGATCGAGCGGTCAACGTGAGTCGATGCCGCAAGGTGGAAGATGTAATTCACCGGACCGATGCGGTTCGCGACATATGGGTTCACCGGCGCTCTCAGATCGTGGTAGACGAACTCCACCCGTCCGGCGAATTGCTTGCTCCAGAGAGCAATGTCTGTGAGCCGATGAAGCGTCGAAGCCGAGTCGATCTTGCTCAAGCCAATGAGCTTCCAGTCGGGGTGCTTTTTCAAGATGCCCTCGGCAAAGTGGTGGCCGATGAAGCCATCGATGCCGGTCAGGAGGACGCGCTTCATAACCCGGCCATTCTACGCGCCGGAGCGCTTCTGCGGAAGCGAAATCTCCGCTAGTCTAAGCCTATGGATCTTCCGCGCGTCAGGGTCTATATGCCGGCGTACGAGCCAAAGAAAGCCCACATCCGCGCGGCTGTGGAATCGGTACTGGCTCAGACGGAGAAAAACTGGACCCTGCTCATCAATGATGATGCCTCCGTACGGGAAAGCGTGAAATCGTATGTGCAGGATTTCCTTGGCGATCCCCGCATCACCTTCCGTCGGAACCCAAAGAACCTCGGGATCGGAGGAAACTGGAATGAATGCCTGAAGAATGACCCCCCTCCCCCGCTCACGGGGGAGGGGCCGGGGGAGAGGGGTCTTGTGGCCTTCCTCTTCCACGACGACCTGTGGGAACCAGCCTATCTGGAAAAAATGATTGCCGCGCTCGAGGCAAACCCCACCGCCGGATTCGCCGCGACGAATCACATGTATCTCAAAGAAGGAGAAGTCCCTGCGGTTTCCTTCTACGAGGAACTTCAGAAATTCGTGCAGCAGAATATTTCGCCCGGTCTGCACGAACATCGCATGTTCCTCCGCTGGTGGATGGAACGCGGACTCAAGCCCAATGTCATCGGCGAGCCGAGCTTCGTCGTGCTCAGAAGGTCGCTCATGGAAAAAGTCGGCCCGTTCAATGCCTCCATGGTGCAATTTCTGGATAGTGAGTACTGGGCGCGCTGCCTGCTGAATGCCGATTGGGTCTACGTGCCGGAAGTACTTGGAAAATTCCGCGTGCATCCCGCGGGAATGAGCGCGGTGAACGAGGGACTCGGCCGCGGAGTCTTCGAGCGGTTCCAAACGCTGCAAACCGTGGTCGAGTCTCTGCCGTCGGAGGAACAGGCAATGGGCAATGCAGCCCTGACCAAAGCCCTGAGCGGCATGATCGAGCAGTATGTTACGCGCCGCAAACAGGGCAGAAACGTGAGTGGGCAGGGCGGCGGCGGGCTCAAAACATTTGCCTTCCGCCATCCGATCATCCTCCTACGTGCAATCGCACAGTGTTGTGCCAAAAAATAACTCCCTACAGCAATGACTTATAGGTCTCTTCGTACCGCCCTACGATTCCGCCCCAGTCGTACGTGCGCGCATGCGCCATGCCCGCCTCTGCGAGCAGGGCCCACTGCCGCTGATCCGAGAGAAGGGTGAGCAGAGCCTTGGCCGCCGCCTCGGCGTCATCCGGAGGAACGAGCAGACCCGTACGGCCGTCTTCCACGATATCGGGGATCCCGCCCGTGCGCGTGGCGATCACCGCGCATCCCGCAGCCTGCGCCTCGAGGAACACATTGCCCAGCGCCTCGCTCCGCGAGAGGCCGCAGAAGATCTGTGCCTGTGCGTACTCGTCATACACCCGATACGGAGGGAGGAATCCGACGAACGTGACGCGCTCCGCAATCCCCAGCTCGGCGGCAAGACGCTGTAATTCTTTCTCCTGCGATCCCCGACCGACGATCCGCAAGTGCAGATGATCCAGGATGTCCTTTCCTCCGTCATGAAAAGGTCCCGGCGCTGCCGACAGCAGACGCGCCAGTGCGCGCAGCAGGGTATCGACGCCCTTCATCGGTTCCAGCCGGCCCACGAAGAGCAGACGTCCCGGCACTTTCTTCTCGTGCAGGCGGGCCTGTTCGATCGCCGGAGCATCCACGCCATTGGGAATGAGAAGTGCATCGGTCCTGCCGAAGCCCTGCGCACGGGCGAAGAGCGCGCGACTGATCACCGTCACACGGTCGGCCCTCCGGTGCATGAGCCCGACGAGGAACGAGGTGTTGGTGCTCTGACAGGTCAGAATGGCTTTTGCGCCCGGAAGGAGCATTTTCGAAAAAACCATGGCCAGACCTGCGAAGGATTCGAGTACCGCGTGAATGACCTGTGGCTGCGCACGGCGGACCGCGAACGGCGCGAGGAACGGGAACAGCCACTTATCGATACGGTGCCCAAACCCCACGCGCACCACTTTGGCCTGCCCGCGGAACGGATCGTCATCGGGAAGTTTCTTCGTGAGTCTCGCCGTGACGATCGTGATGTCGAAACGCTCCCACAGACGGTGGGCGATTTCTTCCGCACACGCTTCCGCTCCGCTCCTGAAGGGCGTGAGAAATGCCGAGAGCAAAACGACTTTCTGCTTCATTGTTGAGCGGCGAACAGGTGACGATACTGCTCCCCCACTTTCTTCCAGTCGAATTGTTCTTCAATGCGCTTCCGTGCAGCCTCTGCAAGAGTGCGGCGCTTCGCGGGATCTTCGATCAGACGCCGAAGATGACTCGCGAGAGCCTCCCGATCCCCCGCCGGGAAGAGGAACCCCGAAACACCGTTCTGGATGAGGAACCGGTTGCCGCCCACGTCGCTCGCAACGCACGCGCACCCGCTGGCCATGGCCTCCATGAGCGCGTTGCTGAGTCCCTCGCTGTAGCTGGGCAGCACAAAAATATCCGTGGACCGGAGCACCTCGGGAATGTCGTGCCGCAGCCCCGTGAATTCCACTGCTCCCGCGTACTGCCGCACGAGCGGATGATCTGGCTTGTACCAGCCGACCGTTTGAACACGCGTACCGGGAAAATCGCGACGGATAGAAGTTGCGGCGGCAAGAAAATCTTCTACTCCCTTTACAGACTCCAACCGTCCGATATAGGTCACGGTGAGGTTCCCCCCTCTCCCATTGGGAGAGGGTTGGGGAGAGGGGAAGAATGCTGCAGCATCAATCCCCGTGGGAATGACTTCCGTCTTGTGTGCGATGCAGAGCCGCTTTAAGAGCCGTTCCGGCTGCGGATGGAAGAGCACAATGTGCTTGGCGCAGAGGAGGATAAGCCACCCGAGCGTCCATGCGTAGAGAGCAGCCCCGATTTTCGGCAGAAGACCACGCGGCCACCACGTGATGCCGACGAACGTATCAGTGAGAACAATCGGCCGCCTGCCCGTGAGCGCGAGCGGGATCGCCACGAGCGATGTCCAGAAGAGGATCTTGTTGATCACGATGAAATCAGGACATTCCTGCCGGACCAAGCGGCGGACGAGGCCCGTAAATCCGAATGCAATGCCGTAGTTCCACGGATCAGGGATGAAAAAATCTTTCTTACGGTAAATCGTGAGCGAAGGACTGACCACTTCCGTCCCGGTCTTGGATCCCATACAGGCCACAACGACCCGGTATCCAAGCCGCTGCCACAACTCTGCCAGTTTCACCGTACTCACCATCCAGCGGTGCTCTTCTTTCCAATATGGTGACAACAGAAGAATGGTCTGCACGAGAAAAGTATGAAGGAGATGAGCGGAAGACCCAAGCGGGAAATCAGCTATTCGATGGCGTTTTCGCACCGTTTCCGTTGCCGCTGACGTGACGGGGGTCGAGGCCGACATCCCGAAGCGCCATGGAACGCGTCAGTTTCGTCTGCCGTTGCTCCAATTCCTCCAGCCGCACGATGAGCGCGAAGATGATGAAGGAAAGAATACCGAGAAAGGTGATGAGCAATGCGTTCTGGCGGTCTTTGAATCCCATGACGAACGCCAGGTAATCGAGCACTTCCGGAAACAGAGCGATCGTTGCGATTGCCGCCCAGAAGAACGTCCAGAGCGATCCCTCCCAGATGGTTTTCTTCTGTCGGAACACAAGACTCCACACGTAGAAAACCGCGAGGAGCGACACGATGGGCGCGACGATTTGGTAGGGCGTGAGCGTCACAGGGAAATATTAGCGCAGGAAGGACCGGAGGAGGATCCGAAGTGCCGTACGCACTCCATTGGCGAATGATTGCCCTTTGGCGAGAGTATAGGCGGAATAGACCACCTTGATCGGCACCTCTGCTGTCCTCCA is a genomic window of Candidatus Peribacter riflensis containing:
- a CDS encoding glycosyl transferase, group 1, which produces MKLLMISGDRSILRGKRCAFWYTLQELRQHWDRIDIICPHVRRVETGVEERNFVPVRDGGGEVHFHPSPHGLWYQPLWIVREGKKLWKEQHHDVMTVHEYPPFYNGVGARWLSRVTGLPYVLEVHHIVGYPHASSVGEWIGCLLSRLLLPLHARLAPGVRVVNEAVREILLSWGARPEKVRVVPSFYLDRALLTKNVRPPISYDISFCGRLVRNKQLAALITAVSDIPEVRLLVIGDGPERKRCEQLAKTLGMGERVTFLGWLPTAEDVVGAVLTARIFVMNSLSEGGPRSALEAMGMGMPVIATPVGVMPEVIEDGVNGIFTDGSKGDLRRKIMRLIADDAARERLGAEARKILDRFDRVFLIRQYAEFLKSVAAPRP
- a CDS encoding glucosyltransferase; amino-acid sequence: MEIVLATGIYPPDIGGPATYVHALAEQLKSAGHVVTVVTYGTQDLGLRTKDLGNGWGVLVVSKSGGPLLRWWRYAQTLRKVAADADIIEAFSSVSVGVPLMFARLKKPKKVLRLGGDFFWERYTDRGGGKNLKEWYASVPRSKFITQKILASFDHVVFSTDFQKTLYRAQYRLPGHSVIQNALPAGTPVLHAAHAPFRLLFMGRFVAFKNLPILLRALTFLPQCSLTFVGDGPVAAALHLLVQELSLAGRVSFLPPQSGAAKARTMADADLLVLPSITELSPNVALEARAQGLPVLLTRGTGFGEMLTRGMVLRDVKTPEQLAQAIADVRSRYTEIAETAALPPPMRGWDTVAREHLQLFQSL
- a CDS encoding NAD dependent epimerase/dehydratase family; the encoded protein is MKRVLLTGIDGFIGHHFAEGILKKHPDWKLIGLSKIDSASTLHRLTDIALWSKQFAGRVEFVYHDLRAPVNPYVANRIGPVNYIFHLAASTHVDRSIEYPMEFVMDNVVGTGNLLDYARTLDGLELFSYFSTDEVFGPAPEGVAYKEWDRYKASNPYAATKAGGEELAYSYFNTFGLPVVITHTMNVFGERQHPEKFIPKVINAALHGERLFVHSDPSRTKAGTRFYVHARNVAAAMLFLIEQHEKGFPVLGDKFNIVGEKEVDNLTLAQFIAKTVGKELKYELVDFHSSRPGHDLRYALDGTKLREMGFQYPKTFEQSLEKTVQWYVEHPDWLLADFSKAQFAKEAQAFASASLLKRTVKGAAGQEERGVSSEH
- a CDS encoding glycosyl transferase family protein gives rise to the protein MDLPRVRVYMPAYEPKKAHIRAAVESVLAQTEKNWTLLINDDASVRESVKSYVQDFLGDPRITFRRNPKNLGIGGNWNECLKNDPPPPLTGEGPGERGLVAFLFHDDLWEPAYLEKMIAALEANPTAGFAATNHMYLKEGEVPAVSFYEELQKFVQQNISPGLHEHRMFLRWWMERGLKPNVIGEPSFVVLRRSLMEKVGPFNASMVQFLDSEYWARCLLNADWVYVPEVLGKFRVHPAGMSAVNEGLGRGVFERFQTLQTVVESLPSEEQAMGNAALTKALSGMIEQYVTRRKQGRNVSGQGGGGLKTFAFRHPIILLRAIAQCCAKK
- a CDS encoding group 1 glycosyl transferase; the protein is MKQKVVLLSAFLTPFRSGAEACAEEIAHRLWERFDITIVTARLTKKLPDDDPFRGQAKVVRVGFGHRIDKWLFPFLAPFAVRRAQPQVIHAVLESFAGLAMVFSKMLLPGAKAILTCQSTNTSFLVGLMHRRADRVTVISRALFARAQGFGRTDALLIPNGVDAPAIEQARLHEKKVPGRLLFVGRLEPMKGVDTLLRALARLLSAAPGPFHDGGKDILDHLHLRIVGRGSQEKELQRLAAELGIAERVTFVGFLPPYRVYDEYAQAQIFCGLSRSEALGNVFLEAQAAGCAVIATRTGGIPDIVEDGRTGLLVPPDDAEAAAKALLTLLSDQRQWALLAEAGMAHARTYDWGGIVGRYEETYKSLL
- a CDS encoding group 1 glycosyl transferase gives rise to the protein MVSTVKLAELWQRLGYRVVVACMGSKTGTEVVSPSLTIYRKKDFFIPDPWNYGIAFGFTGLVRRLVRQECPDFIVINKILFWTSLVAIPLALTGRRPIVLTDTFVGITWWPRGLLPKIGAALYAWTLGWLILLCAKHIVLFHPQPERLLKRLCIAHKTEVIPTGIDAAAFFPSPQPSPNGRGGNLTVTYIGRLESVKGVEDFLAAATSIRRDFPGTRVQTVGWYKPDHPLVRQYAGAVEFTGLRHDIPEVLRSTDIFVLPSYSEGLSNALMEAMASGCACVASDVGGNRFLIQNGVSGFLFPAGDREALASHLRRLIEDPAKRRTLAEAARKRIEEQFDWKKVGEQYRHLFAAQQ